Proteins encoded within one genomic window of Sediminispirochaeta bajacaliforniensis DSM 16054:
- a CDS encoding nucleotidyltransferase family protein: MKKTLVIMAAGMGSRYGGLKQLDGIGPNGETIMDYSLFDAVRAGFTKVVFIIRRDIVKAFEEQIIRRLEGTLEVAYVFQETDDIPAPYKGTVLRTKPWGTGHALISAAAEVTEPFLIINADDYYGPSAFASAARRLEGIDNQRLQAALIAYRLKNTLSANGTVARGICRSEGGYLTSITETLGLQRASSGIVVDGKGEEIPEETMVSMNMWLFSPPIFSFAKALFSQFLAQHRTDEKAEFFIPDIVEAFIAKQDAKIPLVETEERWYGVTYAEDKKAVMQAIAAAIRTGTYPETLWGQQ; this comes from the coding sequence GTGAAAAAAACACTTGTTATTATGGCTGCCGGTATGGGGTCCCGATACGGGGGATTAAAACAACTCGACGGTATAGGTCCCAACGGCGAAACGATTATGGATTATTCGCTTTTTGATGCGGTAAGGGCTGGCTTCACAAAGGTGGTATTCATTATACGACGGGACATCGTGAAGGCCTTTGAAGAGCAGATCATACGTAGGCTTGAAGGGACTCTGGAAGTCGCATACGTATTCCAGGAGACCGATGACATTCCCGCTCCCTACAAGGGGACTGTCCTGCGGACTAAGCCATGGGGAACCGGTCACGCCCTCATTTCGGCTGCGGCCGAAGTCACCGAGCCCTTTCTCATCATTAATGCGGATGATTATTACGGCCCGTCGGCTTTTGCCAGTGCCGCAAGGCGGCTTGAAGGAATCGACAATCAAAGGCTTCAGGCCGCTTTGATAGCCTATCGCCTAAAAAACACCCTTTCGGCCAACGGGACGGTAGCCCGCGGCATCTGTCGGAGCGAGGGCGGCTACCTCACATCAATCACCGAAACCCTTGGACTGCAGCGGGCCTCGTCCGGAATAGTGGTCGACGGGAAGGGAGAGGAAATCCCCGAAGAGACAATGGTCTCGATGAACATGTGGCTCTTTTCTCCTCCCATCTTCTCCTTTGCAAAAGCGCTTTTTTCTCAATTTCTTGCACAACATCGGACCGACGAAAAGGCGGAATTCTTCATTCCCGACATTGTCGAAGCCTTCATAGCAAAACAGGATGCAAAGATACCTCTCGTAGAAACAGAGGAGCGGTGGTATGGGGTAACCTATGCCGAGGACAAAAAAGCGGTTATGCAGGCAATAGCAGCGGCAATACGGACGGGAACATATCCTGAAACATTGTGGGGACAGCAATGA
- a CDS encoding tetratricopeptide repeat protein translates to MKTRYVLLFLSLIFVSCSASFDRDFEAAMGRESGPEVLNALLALDQSYPETLKVKVNIGALYLLLGQHERAAVYLEQGKKLDRWYGNKKTRYLLYANLAELYYAQASYQQAIDAGSKAQELDESDSVGAAFVRAKALAALEEYEQALTAFDSAIESHPDLMNKTDHEILISTLIKTESYERLIIEIGTYAATFGYSPGLGLHESMAYQRLGRVEESLFAAFKELEYRRFYGIVSEEELSSSLDAMSTALSASDLETDEGKQLIEAFHSYLAGDYGKAYEVFRLTKADTSFATYLVLATLLESGEEIQENFSTYADLEQYFSDLPGYYYHAWRALERLPSTSFANVQPLLEKTIQLAPATGFAREARIQLGRLVGIEGPEAALVLTKEESNILFSRALSTGDSSYLVPLIKLQETNENIYQLHAYLRLTEALKYEGFRRFCSAQQPQLGPLATERMASLLIVYGK, encoded by the coding sequence GTGAAAACACGCTATGTACTGCTATTCCTTTCTCTTATCTTTGTTTCATGCTCTGCCTCCTTCGATAGGGATTTTGAAGCGGCGATGGGGCGGGAATCGGGCCCTGAGGTACTAAATGCCCTTCTTGCCCTTGACCAAAGTTACCCCGAAACATTGAAAGTTAAGGTAAACATCGGTGCGCTCTACCTTTTATTGGGACAGCACGAGCGGGCGGCCGTCTATCTTGAACAGGGCAAGAAGCTCGACCGCTGGTATGGAAATAAAAAAACCCGTTACCTCTTGTACGCAAATCTTGCCGAATTGTACTATGCCCAGGCCTCCTACCAGCAAGCGATAGATGCCGGCAGCAAGGCCCAGGAGCTTGATGAGAGCGATTCGGTGGGGGCCGCGTTTGTCCGGGCCAAGGCGCTTGCCGCTTTAGAAGAGTATGAACAGGCCCTCACTGCCTTCGATAGCGCTATTGAAAGCCATCCCGACTTGATGAATAAAACGGACCATGAGATCCTCATAAGCACGCTTATCAAGACGGAAAGCTATGAACGACTTATTATCGAGATCGGTACCTATGCGGCGACCTTCGGCTATAGCCCCGGCCTCGGGCTCCATGAGTCCATGGCGTATCAGCGCCTCGGCCGGGTCGAGGAGTCTCTTTTTGCCGCCTTTAAGGAACTTGAGTACCGAAGGTTCTATGGCATCGTGAGTGAAGAAGAGCTCTCCTCAAGTCTGGATGCTATGTCGACGGCACTATCCGCTTCTGATCTTGAAACCGATGAGGGAAAACAGCTGATCGAGGCTTTCCATTCCTATCTTGCGGGGGATTACGGCAAGGCCTACGAGGTGTTCCGTTTGACGAAAGCCGATACGAGCTTTGCCACATATCTTGTGTTGGCCACCTTACTGGAATCCGGCGAGGAGATACAAGAGAACTTCTCCACTTACGCCGATCTCGAGCAATACTTTTCCGATCTTCCCGGCTACTATTACCATGCATGGCGGGCATTGGAGCGTTTACCCTCCACCAGCTTCGCTAACGTACAGCCGCTTTTGGAAAAAACAATTCAGCTTGCACCGGCGACCGGCTTTGCACGGGAGGCGCGGATTCAGCTTGGACGATTGGTGGGAATAGAAGGGCCTGAGGCCGCTTTGGTCCTTACCAAGGAAGAGAGCAATATCCTCTTTTCCCGGGCCCTGTCCACCGGAGACTCCTCCTATCTTGTACCCCTCATCAAGCTGCAGGAGACAAATGAAAATATCTATCAGCTTCATGCCTATCTTCGATTGACCGAGGCGCTCAAATACGAAGGATTTCGTCGTTTTTGTTCTGCTCAGCAGCCGCAGCTTGGTCCCCTTGCTACAGAGCGCATGGCAAGCCTTCTCATCGTCTATGGGAAGTAG
- a CDS encoding PocR ligand-binding domain-containing protein has protein sequence MQTISEMLFTNEMFQIFDHISKAFGFRTSVLDNTFLEVAPLRRSPLCRYCTIIQEELGMLDRCRENDRKQCLLAASTGKTLFYQCHAGLAEALYPLFIEDSCFGYIIVGQFRLESGIPDVLLSEVRDRNLRKGMEQAYESLPSYNSEQLKSILRLIEITTSYLIEHRMVTVKTNLLVERLLSFIESNLAAGPAMADAVAAVHRSPSSINQALHAVTGKSFKQLLVSMRMEKAAELLVSEASLSVAEVGCRVGMDDPFYFSRLFRKNFGCSPSCYRKRARA, from the coding sequence ATGCAGACCATTTCGGAAATGCTATTTACCAATGAGATGTTTCAGATCTTCGATCATATCTCCAAGGCTTTCGGTTTTCGTACTTCGGTCCTCGATAATACCTTCTTGGAGGTTGCCCCCCTTCGCCGAAGTCCGCTGTGCCGCTACTGCACCATCATTCAGGAGGAGTTGGGGATGCTCGATCGCTGCCGGGAAAACGACCGAAAGCAGTGCCTCCTTGCAGCTTCTACCGGAAAAACCCTATTCTATCAATGTCATGCTGGACTCGCCGAGGCTCTTTACCCCCTTTTTATTGAGGATAGCTGTTTCGGCTATATCATCGTCGGCCAGTTTCGCCTGGAGTCGGGAATTCCCGATGTGCTGCTTTCGGAGGTCCGCGACCGGAACCTACGGAAAGGGATGGAGCAGGCGTATGAAAGCCTGCCTTCCTATAACAGCGAACAATTGAAAAGTATTCTCCGCCTGATCGAGATCACGACAAGCTATCTGATAGAACACCGCATGGTAACGGTAAAGACAAATCTCCTCGTCGAGAGGCTTCTTTCCTTTATCGAGTCGAACCTGGCCGCCGGACCGGCCATGGCCGATGCGGTGGCAGCGGTCCATCGTTCCCCCTCTTCGATCAACCAGGCCCTGCATGCGGTTACCGGGAAAAGCTTCAAACAGCTTCTTGTTTCCATGAGGATGGAGAAGGCTGCCGAACTGCTTGTAAGCGAGGCCTCCCTTTCTGTTGCGGAGGTCGGCTGCCGTGTCGGCATGGATGATCCCTTTTATTTTTCCCGCCTGTTTCGTAAAAACTTCGGCTGTTCTCCCTCTTGCTATCGCAAAAGAGCCCGAGCGTAA